The Spiroplasma apis B31 genomic sequence AAATCTGGGTTATGAATCATACTTAGCAAAATATTAACGCGTTGTTGTTGACCACCACTTAACCTCTCCAAAAATTTGTTACGAAAAGGATTAATTTGATATCTTTTTAATAATTTTGTGAGTTCTTCTTCTGACATAGGAACATTGAAAGCCTCTAAATAGTATTTGATCATATCAAAAACAGTTATTCCTATTGGATATCTAGATTCTTGAAATTGTAAACCAATTTTCAAGTTTTCTTGACGAATAACTTGTCCTGAGGTTGGTTTTCTAATACCTCCAATTATTTCACTTAGAGTAGATTTCCCACCACCGTTAGCACCAATGACACCAATTCTATCTCCTGGCATAATTGTTAAATTTATATTGTTTAATGCTTTTTTTGTTTTATAAGTTTTTGTAATATTTTTTAATTCTATTAATGGTTTTGATAAGTCAATCTCTTTTGATTGCTTTTTTAAACTCATTGTTTCATTTCTCATTCTAAATCTCCTAATTTATTATTCCATCAAACCTGCTTTGTATAAATTTTGAAAATGACCTTTAACTTTTTTAAGAGTTTCAAAATCTCCTCTTTGAACAATTCCTTGGCCGTTTTTTCCCAATACTACTATTTCATCACAATTTTTTATGGTACTTAAACGGTGTGCAATAGAGATTGTAGTTCTACCCCTCATTAAATCATCTAATTTTTGTTGGATCTCTTGCTCTACAATATTATCTAAAGCACTTGTGGCCTCATCTAAAATTAGTACTTTAGGGTTTTTTAGGAACATTCTGGCTATGACTAAGCGCTGCTTTTGACCACCAGATAACATAAATCCCCTTTCTCCTAAAATAGTATCATATCCATCGGGTCAAGTTAAAACTAATTCGTGTAGTTCTGCTTTTTTTGCCGCTTCCATTACCTCATTATCAGAAGCTCCAAAACAACCATAGCGAATATTTTCGTAAACATCACCATAAAGTATTTGAGGCTCTTGTTCAACATAACCTATATGCGCCAAATAACTCTCCAGATTGATATCTTTTAAGTTTATATTGTCATTGATAATTATTTTACCTTCTGATGGGTCGTAAAATCTTAGTAACAACTTAGCAATTGTTGATTTACCACTACCTGTTTCTCCAACAAAAGCATAACTTTTACCTTCTTCAAAGACAAAACTAAATTTAGGTAGAATAATTTTTTTAGGTTTTTCTGGATACCTAAACTCAATTTCATCAAATATTATTTTTCCCTTTAGTTTATCAATTTTTATACCACTATTATAATGTGGGTCTAAAATTGATGTAACATTAATTGTATCATCGACTCTTTGAGCTGCTACGGTAGCTTGTGATAAACCAAATAAAGCATTCATTATTTGGAATAACGGTCCGATCATAATTTGTTGTGCTAATGTAAAAGCAATAAATGTCGTATCAAAAAATGTTACTCCGCCGCTTTTACCCCCGAATAATATCATTGAAAATATTATCACTGAGAATTGCAAAACAAATATACCAGCCCACATTGTTGTTAACATAAATGACTGTATTTTACCAATAACAATTGATTTTTTGTAGTAGTTTTGGTGAACTCTATGAAATCTGTCAGTTTCATAATTTTCAGTCCCATTAGATTTAATAAGTCTAATAGTTGCTACTCTGTCAGTTACATTACCATTGATTTCGGTAATAACTTCACGTACTTTGTGAAACTTTCTTCTCGTAGCTAAGTAGCAAAAGGCCATTACTATCATAATAAGTAAAAATATAGTCATTGTGATAGCTGCCAACTGCCAACTCAGTATAAACATCATAATTGCAGATGCTAAGATTTCAAAAAAAGATATTCCAAATTGTAAGGGAACTTGAACAGCTTGATCTCCAACAATTTGAGTATCTGAAATCACTTTCGTTAATATGCTACCTATTTTTTTGTTTGAATAATACGATATATCTTGTCTAACTAAACTTTCAAGTGATCGATTACGTAAACTTATTTCAATTCTCTTACCCATAATATATGCAATAAAGTCATATATGTATGAAGATACACCGTAAGTAATAATCACACCTAATGAAATATAAATTAGTGTAACTCAAGATAAGCCTCAATAACTTATTATACCTGATGATATAACTTCTTTGCCCCCACTAGCAACCCTAACGGCCATAATCATTTGTTGTGTTAATAAAGGAAACATCACTGCACAAGAAACAATTATCATTATCAAGAATAACATAATTGCCGTGAGCCTCCACTCTTTTTTATAATAGTGAGCAATTGTTTTTAACATTGCTCCTCCTTGTTTTTTCATATAATAAACCTTCTTTTCTATTTTTTGCTATTAAAAATTTTACCTTCACAGGTAATTTGTATATTAAAAATTATCATTAAAGAGCTGAGCTAATTTAAAGGATTATCATTTATGCTAACTAATAGACCGATTAAGGGCATTTTTGAGTTTGTATAACTTTTGTGTTTTTGCATATCATGCCCTCCCTTCATTAATATAATTTTAAATATAAAGAATTAAAAAGCAAGCATAATCATAATTTAGCAATAACTTGGAAATCATTTATAATTTATTGAACTGCTAATATTAAAAAAAAAAAAAAAACAAGATATACTTGTTTAAATTAACCTACTTTTTTTACTTCTTTGTTTTTGTAGTAACCACATTCACGACAAACTCTGTGTGGTTTTATCATGCTTCCGCAGTTTGGACACGAAATGATAGCTGAACTAACTAAAGCAAGATGACTTCTTCTTTTATTTTTTGCAGCTTTACTGGTTTTTCTAAATGGTACAGCCATGTTTTACACCTCCGATTATTTATTCTTTTACTAAATCCTTAAGTTTATTTCATCTAGGATCTAATTTTTCTGCTTGTTCTTGTTGGTATTCTTCTTCAGACATAAGTTTAAAATCTTTACCGACAAATGAAATTTTACCATAGTTTTTTGTGAAATTAATAGGAATATTTAAAACTATTTGAGAAACTGCGTAACCTAGTATATCAAATTGTTCACCAATAACTATGTTG encodes the following:
- the rpmF gene encoding 50S ribosomal protein L32, whose translation is MAVPFRKTSKAAKNKRRSHLALVSSAIISCPNCGSMIKPHRVCRECGYYKNKEVKKVG
- a CDS encoding ABC transporter ATP-binding protein — protein: MKKQGGAMLKTIAHYYKKEWRLTAIMLFLIMIIVSCAVMFPLLTQQMIMAVRVASGGKEVISSGIISYWGLSWVTLIYISLGVIITYGVSSYIYDFIAYIMGKRIEISLRNRSLESLVRQDISYYSNKKIGSILTKVISDTQIVGDQAVQVPLQFGISFFEILASAIMMFILSWQLAAITMTIFLLIMIVMAFCYLATRRKFHKVREVITEINGNVTDRVATIRLIKSNGTENYETDRFHRVHQNYYKKSIVIGKIQSFMLTTMWAGIFVLQFSVIIFSMILFGGKSGGVTFFDTTFIAFTLAQQIMIGPLFQIMNALFGLSQATVAAQRVDDTINVTSILDPHYNSGIKIDKLKGKIIFDEIEFRYPEKPKKIILPKFSFVFEEGKSYAFVGETGSGKSTIAKLLLRFYDPSEGKIIINDNINLKDINLESYLAHIGYVEQEPQILYGDVYENIRYGCFGASDNEVMEAAKKAELHELVLTWPDGYDTILGERGFMLSGGQKQRLVIARMFLKNPKVLILDEATSALDNIVEQEIQQKLDDLMRGRTTISIAHRLSTIKNCDEIVVLGKNGQGIVQRGDFETLKKVKGHFQNLYKAGLME